One Ricinus communis isolate WT05 ecotype wild-type chromosome 2, ASM1957865v1, whole genome shotgun sequence DNA segment encodes these proteins:
- the LOC8270289 gene encoding N-terminal acetyltransferase B complex auxiliary subunit NAA25 isoform X2: MLPPTACMSRKLHAALIVYISILEQQAKYGDALEILSGKLGSLIVIEVDKLRIQGRLLAKSGDYTAGATIYQKILELCPDDWECFLHYLGCLLEDESSWSNGAKSDPIHPPKFVDCKVSHLADEVFDSRLSDASAFVQKLLADGNNGFIRSPYLAILEIERRRHLYGKANDDEIMEALLRYFYKFGHLACCTSDIEVFLQVLTPGKKMELVEKLVKSLDSLTTIPTKVLGQSITVFKIQQLIGNLYKLPVIGLEGFAKQMVEMYWKSLPLSKDLDPQESMHGEELLSMACNVLVQLFWLTRNVGYFMEAIMVLEFGLTIRPHVWQYKIFLVHMYSHLGDLSLAYEWYKFLDVKNILMETVSHHIFPYMLPSPLWVDSSNLLKNYLRFMDDHFRESADLTFLAYRHRNYSKVIEFFQFKERLQQSNQYLVARVETSILQLKQKANNIEEEEGILESLNCGSHFVELSNEIRSKSLTFNEDFHSRPWWTPAPEKNYLLGPFQEISYCPKENLTNERDENVRNVIERKSLLPRMIYLSIQSASVSFRENSEVEANGSIPEPKISSELRFLLEVYAKMLGSSLTDAIEVVIGVSNGLKSFAAFGPDLVDWLNFAVFFNVWSLNSREFSHPGGDQCGSGIWQNLDTLLEKSISENIKFMGSLICSPRGDLPTLVQLVTEPLAWHGLVLQSCVRSSLPSGKKKKKGGSIELSASLLCNTVRESVDRSCGLVEEVTRWIKEQIHRPEDEVMEILLDSLKNKGQEEGPGQVFQVVESFISSMDEVELGGRISQAVKSWNIVDVARKIVTGNCTVLSELLRICESKIKLFQGLKHQITQV, from the exons ATGTTGCCTCCCACAGCTTGCATGAGCCGGAAG CTTCATGCAGCTCTTATTGTCTATATATCCATATTGGAACAACAAGCAAAGTATGGGGATGCATTGGAGATTCTGTCTGGGAAATTAGGATCACTTATAGTGATTGAAGTTGATAAGCTACGCATACAG GGTAGGCTGCTTGCCAAATCAGGTGACTATACTGCTGGAGCCACAATATATCAGAAGATCTTAGAATTATG CCCTGATGATTGGGAGTGTTTCCTGCATTATCTAGGCTGTTTGCTGGAGGATGAAAGCAGCTGGTCTAATGGAGCAAAAAGCGATCCAATTCATCCTCCTAAATTTGTGGACTGCAAAGTCTCTCACTTAGCAGATGAAGTG TTCGATTCTCGTTTATCAGATGCATCAGCTTTTGTGCAGAAGTTACTGGCTGATGGAAATAATGGTTTTATTAGGTCTCCATACTTGGCgattcttgaaattgaaaGGAGACGTCACTTGTATGGAAAGGCCAATGATGATGAGATAATGGAAGCACTACTCCGTTATTTTTACAA GTTTGGTCACTTAGCCTGCTGCACTTCTGATATTGAGGTGTTTCTTCAAGTCTTAACTCCAGGAAAAAAGATGGAGCTTGTAGAGAAATTAGTGAAAAGTTTGGACTCCCTTACAACAATCCCAACTAAAGTGCTTGGGCAGTCAATAACAGTATTCAAAATACAACAGTTGATTGGAAACTTGTACAAACTTCCTGTTATTG GACTTGAGGGCTTTGCTAAACAAATGGTGGAGATGTATTGGAAAAGCCTTCCTCTTTCAAAGGACCTGGATCCACAAGAGAGTATGCATGGAGAGGAGCTGCTATCTATGGCGTGCAATGTGTTGGTTCAG TTATTCTGGCTTACAAGAAATGTTGGCTACTTTATGGAGGCAATTATGGTTTTGGAGTTTGGTCTGACTATCCGACC ACATGTATGGCAATACAAGATCTTCTTGGTGCACATGTATTCGCACTTGGGTGACCTCTCATTAGCTTATGAATG GTATAAATTTCTGGATGTGAAGAATATATTGATGGAAACTGTTTCACATCACATTTTTCCCTATATGTTGCCATCTCCTCTTTGGGTTGATTCGAGTAATCTACTAAAAAATTACCTTAGGTTTATGGATGACCACTTCAGGGAATCTGCAGACCTCACATTTCTTGCATATCGCCATAGAAATTACTCAAAG GTGATTgagttttttcaatttaaagaaCGGTTGCAACAATCTAATCAGTATTTAGTTGCAAGAGTTGAAACATCAATTTTACAGCTGAAGCAAAAAGCTAATAAcattgaagaagaagag GGTATCCTTGAAAGCTTGAATTGTGGGAGTCACTTTGTTGAGCTTTCTAATGAGATCAGATCCAAAAGTTTGACCTTTAATGAAGATTTTCACTCACGGCCTTGGTGGACACCAGCTCCAGAGAAAAACTATCTTTTAG GTCCTTTTCAAGAAATCTCCTATTGCCCTAAAGAGAACTTG ACAAACGAAAGGGATGAGAATGTGAGAAATGTCATTGAAAGGAAGTCCCTTCTCCCTCGGATGATCTATTTATCTATTCAGAGTGCTTCAGTTTCATTTAGGGAGAATTCTGAAGTTGAAGCCAATGGGTCCATTCCTGAGCCCAAAATCTCCTCCGAGCTGAGGTTTTTGCTTGAGGTCTATGCAAAGATGTTGGGATCCTCTTTAACTGATGCAATAGAAGTGGTTATTGGAGTTTCTAATGGCCTAAAATCCTTTGCG GCTTTTGGTCCAGACTTGGTCGACTGGCTCAACTTTGCTGTGTTTTTTAATGTCTGGAGCTTAAATTCCCGTGAGTTCTCACATCCTGGTGGTGATCAGTGCGGGAGTGGTATTTGGCAAAATTTGGATACTTTGCTGGAGAAGAGTATTTCAGAGAACATCAAATTCATGGGTTCTCTTATTTGCTCACCAAGGGGTGATCTTCCAACTTTAGTTCAGTTAGTTACAGAGCCATTGGCTTGGCATGGCCTTGTACTCCAGTCCTGTGTTCGATCATCACTTCCatctggaaagaaaaagaagaaaggtgGGTCTATAGAACTGTCCGCCTCTCTGCTATGTAATACGGTTCGAGAGTCAGTTGATCGTTCTTGTGGTTTAGTGGAAGAGGTTACTAGGTGGATAAAGGAACAGATTCACAGACCAGAAGATGAGGTTATGGAAATTTTACTCGACTCTCTTAAGAATAAGGGGCAGGAAGAAGGGCCTGGGCAGGTATTCCAGGTTGTCGAAAGTTTCATCTCTTCTATGGATGAGGTTGAACTTGGTGGTCGGATCTCCCAAGCAGTGAAGTCCTGGAATATTGTTGATGTTGCAAGGAAGATAGTGACAGGGAATTGTACAGTATTGTCCGAGCTCCTTCGTATTTGTGAATCAAAAATTAAGCTCTTTCAGGGATTGAAACATCAGATAACTCAAGTCTGA
- the LOC8270289 gene encoding N-terminal acetyltransferase B complex auxiliary subunit NAA25 isoform X1, which yields MASKFGLAGGIPERRVRPIWDAIDSRQFKNALKLSTSLLSKYPNSPYALALKALILERMGKSDEALSICLSAKELLYKNDAMLMDDLTLSTLQIVFQRLDHLDLATSCYDYACGKFPNNLELMMGLFNCYVREYSFVKQQQTAIKMYKLVGEERFLLWAVCSIQLQVLCGNGGEKLLLLAEGLLKKHVASHSLHEPEALIVYISILEQQAKYGDALEILSGKLGSLIVIEVDKLRIQGRLLAKSGDYTAGATIYQKILELCPDDWECFLHYLGCLLEDESSWSNGAKSDPIHPPKFVDCKVSHLADEVFDSRLSDASAFVQKLLADGNNGFIRSPYLAILEIERRRHLYGKANDDEIMEALLRYFYKFGHLACCTSDIEVFLQVLTPGKKMELVEKLVKSLDSLTTIPTKVLGQSITVFKIQQLIGNLYKLPVIGLEGFAKQMVEMYWKSLPLSKDLDPQESMHGEELLSMACNVLVQLFWLTRNVGYFMEAIMVLEFGLTIRPHVWQYKIFLVHMYSHLGDLSLAYEWYKFLDVKNILMETVSHHIFPYMLPSPLWVDSSNLLKNYLRFMDDHFRESADLTFLAYRHRNYSKVIEFFQFKERLQQSNQYLVARVETSILQLKQKANNIEEEEGILESLNCGSHFVELSNEIRSKSLTFNEDFHSRPWWTPAPEKNYLLGPFQEISYCPKENLTNERDENVRNVIERKSLLPRMIYLSIQSASVSFRENSEVEANGSIPEPKISSELRFLLEVYAKMLGSSLTDAIEVVIGVSNGLKSFAAFGPDLVDWLNFAVFFNVWSLNSREFSHPGGDQCGSGIWQNLDTLLEKSISENIKFMGSLICSPRGDLPTLVQLVTEPLAWHGLVLQSCVRSSLPSGKKKKKGGSIELSASLLCNTVRESVDRSCGLVEEVTRWIKEQIHRPEDEVMEILLDSLKNKGQEEGPGQVFQVVESFISSMDEVELGGRISQAVKSWNIVDVARKIVTGNCTVLSELLRICESKIKLFQGLKHQITQV from the exons ATGGCATCAAAGTTCGGGTTAGCTGGTGGTATACCGGAGCGGCGGGTCAGACCCATATGGGACGCTATTGATTCACGCCAGTTCAAGAATGCTCTCAAATTATCCACTTCACTGCTTTCCAAATACCCTAATTCACCTTATGCTCTT GCACTGAAAGCGCTCATTTTAGAAAGAATGGGTAAATCTGATGAGGCGTTGTCTATTTGCTTAAGCGCTAAGGAGCTCTTGTATAAGAACGACGCCATGTTAATGGATGACCTTACTCTCAGTACGCTGCAGATTGTTTTTCAACGTCTTGATCACT TGGATTTGGCAACCAGCTGTTATGATTATGCTTGTggtaaatttccaaataatttGGAACTAATGATGGGGCTTTTCAATTGTTATGTTCGCGAGTATTCCTTTGTCAAGCAGCAGCAG ACTGCTATCAAAATGTACAAGCTTGTAGGTGAAGAGAGGTTTTTGCTCTGGGCAGTTTGCAGTATTCAGCTGCAG GTACTCTGTGGAAATGGAGGAGAGAAACTATTGCTCCTAGCTGAAGGCTTACTTAAGAAGCATGTTGCCTCCCACAGCTTGCATGAGCCGGAAG CTCTTATTGTCTATATATCCATATTGGAACAACAAGCAAAGTATGGGGATGCATTGGAGATTCTGTCTGGGAAATTAGGATCACTTATAGTGATTGAAGTTGATAAGCTACGCATACAG GGTAGGCTGCTTGCCAAATCAGGTGACTATACTGCTGGAGCCACAATATATCAGAAGATCTTAGAATTATG CCCTGATGATTGGGAGTGTTTCCTGCATTATCTAGGCTGTTTGCTGGAGGATGAAAGCAGCTGGTCTAATGGAGCAAAAAGCGATCCAATTCATCCTCCTAAATTTGTGGACTGCAAAGTCTCTCACTTAGCAGATGAAGTG TTCGATTCTCGTTTATCAGATGCATCAGCTTTTGTGCAGAAGTTACTGGCTGATGGAAATAATGGTTTTATTAGGTCTCCATACTTGGCgattcttgaaattgaaaGGAGACGTCACTTGTATGGAAAGGCCAATGATGATGAGATAATGGAAGCACTACTCCGTTATTTTTACAA GTTTGGTCACTTAGCCTGCTGCACTTCTGATATTGAGGTGTTTCTTCAAGTCTTAACTCCAGGAAAAAAGATGGAGCTTGTAGAGAAATTAGTGAAAAGTTTGGACTCCCTTACAACAATCCCAACTAAAGTGCTTGGGCAGTCAATAACAGTATTCAAAATACAACAGTTGATTGGAAACTTGTACAAACTTCCTGTTATTG GACTTGAGGGCTTTGCTAAACAAATGGTGGAGATGTATTGGAAAAGCCTTCCTCTTTCAAAGGACCTGGATCCACAAGAGAGTATGCATGGAGAGGAGCTGCTATCTATGGCGTGCAATGTGTTGGTTCAG TTATTCTGGCTTACAAGAAATGTTGGCTACTTTATGGAGGCAATTATGGTTTTGGAGTTTGGTCTGACTATCCGACC ACATGTATGGCAATACAAGATCTTCTTGGTGCACATGTATTCGCACTTGGGTGACCTCTCATTAGCTTATGAATG GTATAAATTTCTGGATGTGAAGAATATATTGATGGAAACTGTTTCACATCACATTTTTCCCTATATGTTGCCATCTCCTCTTTGGGTTGATTCGAGTAATCTACTAAAAAATTACCTTAGGTTTATGGATGACCACTTCAGGGAATCTGCAGACCTCACATTTCTTGCATATCGCCATAGAAATTACTCAAAG GTGATTgagttttttcaatttaaagaaCGGTTGCAACAATCTAATCAGTATTTAGTTGCAAGAGTTGAAACATCAATTTTACAGCTGAAGCAAAAAGCTAATAAcattgaagaagaagag GGTATCCTTGAAAGCTTGAATTGTGGGAGTCACTTTGTTGAGCTTTCTAATGAGATCAGATCCAAAAGTTTGACCTTTAATGAAGATTTTCACTCACGGCCTTGGTGGACACCAGCTCCAGAGAAAAACTATCTTTTAG GTCCTTTTCAAGAAATCTCCTATTGCCCTAAAGAGAACTTG ACAAACGAAAGGGATGAGAATGTGAGAAATGTCATTGAAAGGAAGTCCCTTCTCCCTCGGATGATCTATTTATCTATTCAGAGTGCTTCAGTTTCATTTAGGGAGAATTCTGAAGTTGAAGCCAATGGGTCCATTCCTGAGCCCAAAATCTCCTCCGAGCTGAGGTTTTTGCTTGAGGTCTATGCAAAGATGTTGGGATCCTCTTTAACTGATGCAATAGAAGTGGTTATTGGAGTTTCTAATGGCCTAAAATCCTTTGCG GCTTTTGGTCCAGACTTGGTCGACTGGCTCAACTTTGCTGTGTTTTTTAATGTCTGGAGCTTAAATTCCCGTGAGTTCTCACATCCTGGTGGTGATCAGTGCGGGAGTGGTATTTGGCAAAATTTGGATACTTTGCTGGAGAAGAGTATTTCAGAGAACATCAAATTCATGGGTTCTCTTATTTGCTCACCAAGGGGTGATCTTCCAACTTTAGTTCAGTTAGTTACAGAGCCATTGGCTTGGCATGGCCTTGTACTCCAGTCCTGTGTTCGATCATCACTTCCatctggaaagaaaaagaagaaaggtgGGTCTATAGAACTGTCCGCCTCTCTGCTATGTAATACGGTTCGAGAGTCAGTTGATCGTTCTTGTGGTTTAGTGGAAGAGGTTACTAGGTGGATAAAGGAACAGATTCACAGACCAGAAGATGAGGTTATGGAAATTTTACTCGACTCTCTTAAGAATAAGGGGCAGGAAGAAGGGCCTGGGCAGGTATTCCAGGTTGTCGAAAGTTTCATCTCTTCTATGGATGAGGTTGAACTTGGTGGTCGGATCTCCCAAGCAGTGAAGTCCTGGAATATTGTTGATGTTGCAAGGAAGATAGTGACAGGGAATTGTACAGTATTGTCCGAGCTCCTTCGTATTTGTGAATCAAAAATTAAGCTCTTTCAGGGATTGAAACATCAGATAACTCAAGTCTGA